The following are encoded together in the Syngnathus typhle isolate RoL2023-S1 ecotype Sweden linkage group LG5, RoL_Styp_1.0, whole genome shotgun sequence genome:
- the arl6ip4 gene encoding ADP-ribosylation factor-like protein 6-interacting protein 4, whose amino-acid sequence MDRSRSPKRNSKVEKNDKEKKKRRSRASSSSSSSSRSRSKSKKKSHKSQGVKTQRKKRRRSSSSSSSSSSSSSSSSSSSSDEKTKRKRTKKSKKKKAKLKKRRKKEKKKRKKLKTRKVEEKEVKKEEAEEKNSRKQHVDAIQKRLMQLAEPLSTPPPKPSSSLELWQSDDGGVELGPVMTDEQKSRLATRRPLTKEEYDARQSVIRRVVDPETGRTRLVRGEGEIIEEIVSKEKHKDINKQATKGDGNSFQRVLGLNR is encoded by the exons ATGGACCGAAGCAGATCCCCGAAAAGAAACAGTAAAGTGGAGAAAAATgacaaagaaaagaagaaacgaAGATCTCGGgcttcgtcgtcgtcgtcttccaGCAGCAGAAGTCGGAGCAAATCGAAGAAAAAGTCCCATAAAAGTCAAG GtgtaaaaacacaaagaaagaaaCGGAGACGAAGCTCTtcttcgtcgtcgtcgtcgtcctcctcctcctcgtcgtctTCGTCGTCGTCCAGTGACGAAAAAACGAAGCGAAAGAGAACAAAGAagtcaaagaagaagaaggccaAGCTGAAAAAGCGCCgtaaaaaggaaaagaagaaaaggaagaaaCTAAAAACGAGGAaagtggaggagaaggaggtgaagaaagaggaggcggaggagaagAACAGTAGAAAGCAGCATGTGGACGCTATACAGAAGAGGCTGATGCAGCTTGCAGAGCCGTTAAGCACCCCTCCACCCAAACCTTCTTCTTCTCTGGAGCTCTGGCAGAGTGACGATGGCGGTGTGGAGCTCGGGCCAG TTATGACGGACGAGCAGAAGTCCCGGCTGGCCACCAGGAGGCCATTGACCAAAGAGGAATACGACGCCCGGCAGAGCGTCATCCGCAGAGTGGTAGACCCTGAAACGGGCCGCACTAG ACTGGTGCGAGGTGAGGGCGAGATCATCGAAGAGATCGTCAGCAAGGAGAAACACAAAGACATCAACAAG CAAGCCACCAAGGGAGATGGGAATTCCTTCCAGAGAGTGCTCGGACTCAACAGATGA
- the mthfd2 gene encoding bifunctional methylenetetrahydrofolate dehydrogenase/cyclohydrolase, mitochondrial, which produces MAAVRTLRKLCQHSRHQLCLLHTSASRQEAVVISGKKLARQIRDEARCDVENWMLAGHRRPHLSVILVGDNPASHSYVLNKTRSAADVGISSETILKRSDISEEELLDLIFKLNTDHRVDGLLVQLPLPDHIDERTICNAVAPTKDVDGFHVVNVGRMCLDQSSMLPATPWGVMEIIKRTGIPTVGKNVVVAGRSKNVGMPIAMLLHTDGRHERPGGDATVTISHRYTPKDQLRHHTQIADIVIAAAGIPNLITADMIKEGAAVIDVGINRVQDPVTGKSRLVGDVDFEGVRQKAGFITPVPGGVGPMTVAMLMKNTIKAAKNVLLYPPERIRMAAAS; this is translated from the exons ATGGCAGCGGTCAGGACTCTCAGGAAACTGTGCCAGCACTCTCGCCATCAGCTGTGTCTCCTCCACACGTCCGCCTCGAG GCAGGAGGCGGTTGTCATCTCAGGAAAGAAGCTGGCACGCCAGATCCGGGACGAGGCACGGTGCGACGTGGAAAATTGGATGTTGGCCGGACACCGGCGGCCTCACCTCAGCGTGATTTTGGTTGGCGACAACCCGGCCAGCCACTCGTACGTCCTCAACAAGACCCGATCGGCCGCCGATGTCG GAATCTCCAGCGAGACAATCCTCAAACGTTCCGACATCAGCGAGGAAGAGCTGTTGGACCTCATCTTTAAGCTCAACACGGACCACCGCGTGGACGGCCTGCTCGTGCAGCTGCCTCTGCCAG ATCACATCGACGAACGCACCATCTGCAACGCCGTCGCTCCCACCAAGGACGTGGACGGCTTCCACGTGGTCAACGTGGGCCGCATGTGCTTGGATCAGTCCAGTATGTTGCCCGCCACGCCCTGGGGGGTCATGGAGATCATCAAACGCACAG GCATTCCCACCGTGGGCAAGAACGTAGTGGTGGCGGGCCGTTCCAAGAACGTGGGCATGCCTATCGCCATGCTGCTGCACACGGACGGACGGCACGAGAGACCGGGAG GTGACGCCACTGTGACCATCTCCCACCGTTACACTCCCAAGGATCAACTCCGACATCACACTCAAATCGCGGACATTGTCATCGCCGCCGCAG GAATTCCCAACCTCATAACCGCTGACATGATTAAAGAGGGTGCGGCTGTCATTGACGTGGGCATCAACCGGGTGCAGGACCCAGTGACCGGCAAGAGCAGGCTAGTTGGAGATGTGGACTTTGAAg GTGTAAGACAGAAGGCGGGCTTCATCACGCCGGTGCCAGGTGGTGTGGGGCCCATGACGGTGGCCATGCTCATGAAGAACACCATCAAAGCAGCCAAGAATGTCTTGCTCTATCCTCCTGAGAGGATTCGCATGGCAGCCGCATCTTAA
- the ubac1 gene encoding ubiquitin-associated domain-containing protein 1, which yields MFVQEEKMFAGKVLKIHICTVDGAEWLEDIPEDSTVEKLKEKCLKHCAHGNLDDPKTLTHHKLIHVATERVLSDTKTVADESLKDKDILLFIKKRPPPAPPKMAEVCAEEKKKQDNKAPDKDAILKATAHLSTRHSDRIVTQHNIRDFQTELRKILVSLIEVAQKLLALNPDAVELFKKANDMLDEDEDDRVDEAALQQLTEMGFPESRAVKALRLNHMSVTQAMEWLIEHVDDPSVDTPLPSQDAVASSSAAAAAAASSAAAATAGASANPNSSPAGSSKTPPCSSAPRRRSLSSTDESAGGNRADDLTEIFKRIRRKREFRPDSRAVFALMEMGFEEKQVIDALKVNNNQQDAACEWLLGDKKPSAEDLDKGIDTNSPLFQAILENPVVQLGLTNPKTLLAFEDMLENPLNSTQWMNDPETGPVMLQISRIFQTLNRT from the exons ATGTTCGTCCAGGAGGAGAAGATGTTCGCAGGTAAAGTGTTGAAGATTCACATCTGCACCGTGGACGGCGCCGAGTGGCTGGAGGACATCCCGGAAGACAGCACGGTGGAGAAACTCAAGGAGAAGTGCTTGAAACAT TGTGCGCATGGAAATTTGGACGACCCCAAGACACTGACCCACCACAAACTCATCCACGTTGCCACAGAGCGAGTGCTCAGTGACACCAAAACAGTGGCGGATGAAAGCCTCAAAGATAAAG acaTTCTGCTGTTCATAAAGAAAAGACCACCGCCAGCGCCTCCCAAAATGGCGGAGGTGTGCGCTGAAGAAAAG AAAAAACAAGACAACAAGGCCCCGGACAAGGACGCCATCTTGAAAGCCACCGCCCACCTAAGCACTCGCCACTCGGACCGCATTGTCACGCAGCACAACATCAGAGAC TTTCAGACGGAGCTCCGAAAGATCCTGGTGTCCCTCATCGAAGTGGCCCAGAAGCTTCTGGCCTTGAACCCCGACGCCGTGGAGCTTTTCAAAAAGGCCAACG ACATGCTAGACGAGGACGAGGACGACCGCGTGGATGAGGCGGCCCTTCAGCAACTCACCGAGATGGGCTTCCCCGAGAGCAGAGCCGTCAAAGCTCTCAGACTCAACCA CATGTCGGTGACGCAGGCCATGGAATGGCTGATCGAGCACGTCGACGACCCCTCCGTGGACACTCCGCTGCCCAGTCAAGATGCTGtcgcttcttcttctgctgctgctgctgctgctgcttcttctgctgCCGCCGCGACGGCCGGCGCCTCCGCTAACCCAAACTCGTCGCCCGCGGGTTCCTCCAAAACGCCTCCCTGCTCGTCGGCGCCGCGCCGCCGCAGCCTGTCCAGCACGGACGAGAGCGCCGGCGGCAATCGAGCGGACGACCTCACCGAGATTTTTAAAAGGATTCGTAGGAAAAGGGAGTTCAGACCTGACTCGAGA GCGGTGTTCGCCCTGATGGAGATGGGCTTTGAGGAGAAGCAGGTGATCGACGCGCtcaaagtcaacaacaaccaGCAAGATGCTGCG TGCGAGTGGCTGCTGGGAGACAAGAAGCCATCTGCAGAGGACTTGGACAAAGGCATCGACACCAACAGTCCGCTCTTCCAGGCTATTCTGGAGAACCCTGTGGTCCAGTTGGGTTTAACCAACCCCAAGACTCTCCTCg CCTTCGAGGATATGCTGGAAAACCCGCTGAACAGCACCCAGTGGATGAACGACCCCGAGACGGGCCCCGTCATGCTCCAGATATCCAGAATCTTCCAGACCCTCAATCGCACATAG